DNA sequence from the Chloroflexota bacterium genome:
GCTCCGAAACTCCGCTTCACCCCTCAGCGCCAGCGTCTTCGTGATCGCCGCCGTCAGCGTCGTCTTCCCATGGTCCACGTGCCCAATCGTCCCTACGTTGATGTGCGGCTTCGTCCGCTCAAACTTCTTCTTCGCCATGACAGCACGCTCCTCCCCGGCGGAGTTATTCGCTCTTGATCATATGCGCCTGTTGACCACCGGACCCGCCGGACACAATCCCGACAGGGCCGAAGTACCGGTCTGGGACGCTGGCAAGCCAAAACGTGAAAAAGGAACCGCGGGTGCGGTACGGTGGAAGCGCGGACTGCGAGTCAGCCACGCGCTCGTTCGTCGCAAAGCCGCTCGGCAGTGTAGCACAATCCGGCGGACCGGCGCCACTGCCGGGCGGCTGCCCCGATCGAGTCCCCTTGCTCTTACGAGCGCGCGCGCGCGAGCACCGTGCGCGCGACATC
Encoded proteins:
- a CDS encoding GTP-binding protein, whose amino-acid sequence is MAKKKFERTKPHINVGTIGHVDHGKTTLTAAITKTLALRGEAEFRS